GGCGCGGTAGCCTTCCTTGCGCCCGCCGTGGATATCGAGCGGAATGCGGTCGACCTCTTTGCCGTTGAACTGCCAGACGTGATAAATCCGCTCGTCCAGGCCACGGGGGGCATTGATCGCGGTATAGGCGTACAGGCCGCCACCGCGAATCTGCTCGGCGCTGACTTCTTCGAGGCTGTCGCCGGGGGTGCGATCCTGCATTTGCGTGCTGATCGCCACGTTGGTCATCCACAGGGTCGCCGGAGGCACCCACGAACGCAGCACCCAGCCGACGCCGCCAATGCCGAGGGTGATACTCAGGATCGCCACGGCGTTGCGCACGGTGCGGATCGGGAAGATCGACGCCAGGCTCGGGAATGACAGCAAAACGGCGATGCCCAGTGCCCATTTGAAACTTTGCGCGGTGGTCAGGTGCATGATTACCGGCAACGCGGTGAGCAGGGCGGCGAACAACGTCAGGGTATGCAGCGCGAGGAACGCCCAGCGCCGTGGCGCGAGCCATTTGTAGTAGAGCGGATCGATGATCGAGATCAGCGCCGCGATGGCCAACAGCCCGGTGAAAAACAACTGGCCGCTGTTCCACGTGGTGGTGATGAAAAAGAACGGCAGGACGAAGAACAGGCTTTCCTGGTGAATCATCTGCGTCGCGTAACGCAGCAGGGGCTGGGGAATTTCCCGTTTGAAGATTCGGGTGAACAGCTTGGTCA
The Pseudomonas sp. MYb327 DNA segment above includes these coding regions:
- a CDS encoding DUF5924 family protein produces the protein MQTLTLFVQRILELMKRYPGVIALGGFISGIGSFILVDRQQGLASWITTIMLISWIWLMLENSLTKLFTRIFKREIPQPLLRYATQMIHQESLFFVLPFFFITTTWNSGQLFFTGLLAIAALISIIDPLYYKWLAPRRWAFLALHTLTLFAALLTALPVIMHLTTAQSFKWALGIAVLLSFPSLASIFPIRTVRNAVAILSITLGIGGVGWVLRSWVPPATLWMTNVAISTQMQDRTPGDSLEEVSAEQIRGGGLYAYTAINAPRGLDERIYHVWQFNGKEVDRIPLDIHGGRKEGYRAWTHKQNFPGNPAGKWQVRVLTEDGQLIGVLRFKITDSTPVKEK